One stretch of Arachis hypogaea cultivar Tifrunner chromosome 20, arahy.Tifrunner.gnm2.J5K5, whole genome shotgun sequence DNA includes these proteins:
- the LOC140183142 gene encoding uncharacterized protein, protein MIPIEVSQSSLRTQATNHDQAWSAELDLAEEIRDIAAVRHRALQHQLARRHARKVVPRGFHIGDLVLRKTEQARRPSTHGKLAATWDGPYRICEVVGKGAYKLERLDGNKISSTWNVVTELSDHNDLLRKGCQPHNQVALFNHECTTFKHYRMLK, encoded by the exons ATGATCCCCATAGAAGTCTCACAAAGCTCCCTGCGAACGCAAGCTACAAATCACGACCAAGCTTGGTCGGCCGAGCTTGACCTGGCTGAAGAAATACGAGATATAGCAGCTGTTCGACACCGAGCATTACAGCATCAACTTGCCCGACGACACGCAAGAAAAGTAGTTCCTAGAGGATTCCACATCGGCGACTTAGTACTAAGGAAAACAGAACAAGCTCGCCGACCTTCCACCCACGGAAAGCTCGCAGCAACTTGGGATGGTCCATACCGAATATGTGAAGTTGTAGGGAAAGGCGCCTACAAGTTAGAGCGTTTAGATGGAAACAAAATCTCCAGCACATGGAAT GTTGTTACCGAACTATCAGACCACAACGACCTTTTACGAAAGGGTTGCCAACCACATAACCAAGTCGCATTATTCAATCACGAATGCACAACATTTAAGCACTACCGAATGCTTAAATAA